GCAGTTTCTCGCCCACGAAGGCAGCCCTAAGTTCGGGGTCCGCGACGCGGCCGATGTACGCAAGGATATTCTCAACGCACTCGACCGCGCTGGTGTCGCCCACCGGCCACAGGGGTCCCTGATCGTTCAAATCCGCTCCGCGCAGTCGGGAATCTGATGGATGATTGTAGGTGATCCGGCGCGCGGAACAAGGTGGGGGAGGGGGACGCGTGGGAACGCGCGAGCGAATTCAGCTCTTGCTCACGATTCGGATCGGGGTCAGCCCTGATCCGCAGTCAGCATGTTCTGGCGTTCGGCGAAGGAGCGCAGGTCGTCGTACAGAATCTTGGTGACGCCATGACCGCGCGTGTTGAACGCCTTGAGTTCGTTGTTGCGGATCCACCGACGGATGGTCTCGGTGGAGACCATGCAGAACTCCGACGCTTCTTTCACCGTCAGGAATCGGGAATTCGCGGACATGCCTATTCCGTTCATGTCAAAGCCTCGTGTTTCCTCGATGATCGGATTGCGATCGTCTCCGACTTGCCCATTTCATCGGCGCGCCCACGTCGCGCCTGAAGCATTTTCCGGCCACGGACCGCGATCATCTGGTGTTCCCCGGGGCGGTTTGTTCGGGGACGCGCAACTCGCGAAGCCGGGGACTGGCAACGCGAAGCGGTGCCTGTACCCCGGTTTTCCAAGTTTCAGATTTTCACTCGCACCCGGTCGGCGTCGGGTTCGTTTCGTATTCGCCGCCGTAGACCAGGTACGTCATCGTCACCGACGACGCGAAGACCTGCGGCACCGTCGTCCCGGTCTCCTCGGTCTCGTCCACGGTCGCGGTGAAGTCGTACGGGCCATCCGCGGGCACGTTGAAGAGCATGAAGCCCGAGTTCAGCGGATGCGTCGAGGTGCGGGTCAGGCTCGGTCCGTTCTCGTCGGAAAAGTACACCGTGTTCTGGCCGGAGTCGTTCGTCACTTCGGCGCAGCCGACCATTTCCGTCGCGGTCCCGCCGTTCCACAGCACGAATCCCAGCACGATGC
This genomic stretch from Deltaproteobacteria bacterium harbors:
- a CDS encoding helix-turn-helix domain-containing protein, which gives rise to MSANSRFLTVKEASEFCMVSTETIRRWIRNNELKAFNTRGHGVTKILYDDLRSFAERQNMLTADQG